A DNA window from Sylvia atricapilla isolate bSylAtr1 chromosome 6, bSylAtr1.pri, whole genome shotgun sequence contains the following coding sequences:
- the LOC136363112 gene encoding peroxisomal acyl-coenzyme A oxidase 3-like: MDVAGYKAPFESPLGTINFLHHRILVWKFTAISVEDCMDSSVPLAAYKWLVCYLLRGSDLKMNKEKQAGRSDFEAKNNCQVYRCRSLALAFIEETALQRCHDYTHHPGIPAALQPVLRNLSALYGLWSLSKHLAVLYQGGYASGEQPGKFIQDAILELCYTMSPIVLPKNTDV, translated from the exons ATGGATGTAGCTGGAT ATAAAGCTCCTTTTGAATCCCCTTTGGGAACAATAAACTTTTTGCACCATCGTATCCTTGTCTGGAAATTCACAGCCATTAGTGTTGAAGACTGCATGGACTCCTCAG TTCCTTTAGCAGCTTATAAATGGCTGGTTTGCTATCTGCTCCGAGGAAGTGACCTAAAAATGAATAAGGAGAAGCAGGCTGGACGAAGTGATTTTGAGGCAAAAAACAACTGCCAG GTGTATCGCTGCCGTTCTCTGGCTCTTGCTTTCATTGAAGAAACAGCCTTACAGCGCTGCCATGACTACACACACCACCCCggcatcccagcagctctgcagccagtgctgaggAATCTCAGTGCTCTCTATGGGCTCTGGTCCTTGAGTAAACACCTGGCTGTGCTCTACCAAG GTGGCTATGCTTCAGGTGAACAACCAGGGAAATTTATTCAGGATGCTATTCTGGAGCTCTGCTACACTATGTCCCCTATTGTCCTCCCCAAAAACACTGATGTCTGA